The sequence CGAGAGGGCGGCTTGTAGAAACGTGCGGCGCGTTAAACCCATCTGGATGCTCCTCCGGCTAGGCCGACTCCCGCCGTGACGCGCCTGCATGGGCAGGCAGCAGACCGGGACTCGATGCCGGGGATCGTAACGACGTGAGAATGTGCCCGCAAGACTCGACGCCAAGCTTGAAATTATTCGCGCAAGCATTGCAAAACTGCGGCGTGCCTCGCTATGGCGAACCGCCGTGACGCGGAGCGGACCGACTTACCGGCCCGGCCCGGCGGACCGCCGGCGGGCAGGCTGGGTGCCGTGGTGACCCTGGGCAAGGGCGCCGACAGGCCGGTGGCGGCATGCATCGTCAGGGCCGCACTGAGCTGGACGGCCGGCCCCGCGGGTGCGCCCGCTCAGCCGCTCGCCTCGCTCCCCGAGCTGAGCCACGTACCGATGCCGGGCAGTGCCCCGGGCCCGCCGGTCTCCTCCACCGAGCCGACGAGGTCCGCTATGGAGACCCCTCGCAGTGATTCCCGCCAGGCGGCGTCGGCGGCGGCCATGGTGCGGGCGATGGGGCACGGCGCCGTGCACTTCTCGGGCGGCGTCCCGAGGGGGCCCCGCTGACGGATCTCGGTGCAGACGAAGGCCGGGTCGGCGCCGTCGACCGCCTGCACCACGTCCAGAACGGTGATCCTGGCGGCGTTCCTGGTCAGGATGTACCCGCCCGTCTTGCCCTGCACCGAGTGGACCAGGCCGGCCCGGGAGAGTGCCTGCATCTGCTTGGCCAGGTAACTGGGCGAGATGTCGTGCAGCAGGGCCAGCCGGGCAGCCGGCACCGGTTCGCTCGCCGCCGTCAGTACGACGCAGCAGTGCAGTGCCCATTCCACCCCGCCGGACAGTTTCATGTCACCCTCCCGCTCTACTCGGATACATACTATCCGAGTAGCATCACGGACAATAGATGTCCGAGTTAGCGGTGGCGGGGTGCCCGCGCTCGGCTCACGGAAGGGCTCGACCATGAAGATCACAGTCATCGGCGGTACCGGGCTGATCGGTTCCCAGCTCGTCACCAGGCTCCGCGAGGGCGGCCACACGGTGGTCCCCGCGTCCCTGTCGACCGGAGTCGACCTGCTCACCGGGGAGGGGCTCGACGCGGCGGTCGAAGGCGCGGAGACGGTCGTCAACGTGACCAACTCACCCACGTTCGACGCGGCGTCCCCCGATTTCTTCCGCACGAGCATGGGGCGCCTGCTGACGGCGGGCGAGCGGGCCGGTGTACGGCACCAGGTCATTCTCTCGATCGTCGGGGTGGACCAGGTGCCCCAGCTGGACTACTACCGGGCGAAGACGCTCCAGGAGGAACTCCTGCGCAACGGGCCCACCGCGTACTCGATCGTGCGCGCCACGCAGTTCTTCGAGTTCATGGACGCGGTCATGTCATGGACCTCCGACGAGCAGACCGTGCGCCTGCCCGGCACGCGTGTCCAGCCCATCGCGACGGCCGACGTGGTCGCCGCCCTCGCCGACGTCGCCACCGCCGAGCCGCTGGACGGCACGGTCGATGTCGCGGGCCCCGATGTCTTCCCCCTCGACGAGATCGGGCGCCTCACGCTCGCCGCCCGCCAGGACCGGCGCGCCGTCGTCACCGACGGCGAGGCGGGCATGTTCGCCGCTGTCGACGGTGACGTCCTCATCGCCGGCCCCGGCGCACGCATCGCCCCCACCTCGTACAAGGAGTGGCTCGCCGCCGGT comes from Streptomyces sp. Mut1 and encodes:
- a CDS encoding RrF2 family transcriptional regulator, producing MKLSGGVEWALHCCVVLTAASEPVPAARLALLHDISPSYLAKQMQALSRAGLVHSVQGKTGGYILTRNAARITVLDVVQAVDGADPAFVCTEIRQRGPLGTPPEKCTAPCPIARTMAAADAAWRESLRGVSIADLVGSVEETGGPGALPGIGTWLSSGSEASG
- a CDS encoding SDR family oxidoreductase, producing the protein MKITVIGGTGLIGSQLVTRLREGGHTVVPASLSTGVDLLTGEGLDAAVEGAETVVNVTNSPTFDAASPDFFRTSMGRLLTAGERAGVRHQVILSIVGVDQVPQLDYYRAKTLQEELLRNGPTAYSIVRATQFFEFMDAVMSWTSDEQTVRLPGTRVQPIATADVVAALADVATAEPLDGTVDVAGPDVFPLDEIGRLTLAARQDRRAVVTDGEAGMFAAVDGDVLIAGPGARIAPTSYKEWLAAGSR